The following proteins are encoded in a genomic region of Primulina huaijiensis isolate GDHJ02 chromosome 3, ASM1229523v2, whole genome shotgun sequence:
- the LOC140974358 gene encoding uncharacterized protein isoform X2: MDGVRATSAWVCSQSSHVTIDPAGIEKVAETIKDSIPKVEWDFEGIHYFDNGPLTVQYLFVLDALNFCFWPDKELTYDHLAAGLKEALRNNKSAFDADRLQKYTGPELRKMLKWPRALPLEDERVRLLHEVGFELERCFEGKASKLVESCQKSAAKLVALISQHFPGFRDHTVYKDYIIPAVLQQLGVLKFSSALSHAIMSNVEIHSGSEEEVELRACSVHAVEEIRESIHRKSGKHVLSVELDLWLWAFGIQCSSLQHHRTLSIYY, from the exons ATGGATGGGGTTAGGGCTACCTCTGCATGGGTCTGTTCGCAGTCTTCCCATGTCACCATCGACCCGGCAG GCATTGAGAAAGTGGCGGAAACGATTAAGGATTCTATACCCAAGGTGGAATGGGATTTTGAGGGGATTCATTATTTTGATAACGGTCCGCTCACTGTTCAGTATCTTTTTGTGTTGGACGCCTTGAATTTCTGTTTCTGGCCAG ATAAGGAATTAACCTATGATCATTTGGCTGCGGGATTGAAGGAAGCTCTTCGGAATAACAAGTCTGCGTTCGATGCAGATCGGCTGCAAAAGTACACTG GTCCTGAACTACGTAAAATGTTGAAATGGCCAAGGGCTTTACCTTTGGAGGATGAACGGGTGCGCTTACTGCATGAG GTGGGATTTGAGCTTGAGAGATGTTTTGAGGGGAAAGCATCCAAACTTGTGGAATCTTGTCAGAAATCAGCCGCCAAGCTTGTGGCTCTCATCAGCCAACATTTTCCCG GATTCCGTGACCACACGGTGTACAAAG ACTATATTATCCCAGCAGTACTTCAACAGCTCGGAGTTTTAAAATTTAGCAGTGCATTATCACATGCTATAATGTCTAATGTTGAGATCCATTCTGGAAGCGAGGAGGAGGTAGAGCTGCGGGCATGTTCAGTACATGCTGTGGAGGAAATAAGGGAGTCGATCCACAGAAAATCAGGAAAGCAT GTCTTGAGTGTCGAGTTGGATCTCTGGTTATGGGCATTTGGGATCCAGTGTTCTTCTCTTCAACATCATCGAACACTCTCTATATATTATTGA
- the LOC140974358 gene encoding uncharacterized protein isoform X1 — MDGVRATSAWVCSQSSHVTIDPAGIEKVAETIKDSIPKVEWDFEGIHYFDNGPLTVQYLFVLDALNFCFWPDKELTYDHLAAGLKEALRNNKSAFDADRLQKYTGPELRKMLKWPRALPLEDERVRLLHEVGFELERCFEGKASKLVESCQKSAAKLVALISQHFPGFRDHTVYKGHQVFLYKRAQIFAADLWGSFKGQQYGEFNDIESVTMFADYIIPAVLQQLGVLKFSSALSHAIMSNVEIHSGSEEEVELRACSVHAVEEIRESIHRKSGKHVLSVELDLWLWAFGIQCSSLQHHRTLSIYY, encoded by the exons ATGGATGGGGTTAGGGCTACCTCTGCATGGGTCTGTTCGCAGTCTTCCCATGTCACCATCGACCCGGCAG GCATTGAGAAAGTGGCGGAAACGATTAAGGATTCTATACCCAAGGTGGAATGGGATTTTGAGGGGATTCATTATTTTGATAACGGTCCGCTCACTGTTCAGTATCTTTTTGTGTTGGACGCCTTGAATTTCTGTTTCTGGCCAG ATAAGGAATTAACCTATGATCATTTGGCTGCGGGATTGAAGGAAGCTCTTCGGAATAACAAGTCTGCGTTCGATGCAGATCGGCTGCAAAAGTACACTG GTCCTGAACTACGTAAAATGTTGAAATGGCCAAGGGCTTTACCTTTGGAGGATGAACGGGTGCGCTTACTGCATGAG GTGGGATTTGAGCTTGAGAGATGTTTTGAGGGGAAAGCATCCAAACTTGTGGAATCTTGTCAGAAATCAGCCGCCAAGCTTGTGGCTCTCATCAGCCAACATTTTCCCG GATTCCGTGACCACACGGTGTACAAAGGTCACCAGGTTTTTCTGTATAAAAGGGCTCAGATATTTGCTGCAGATTTATGGGGATCTTTCAAGGGTCAACAATATGGTGAATTTAATGACATTGAATCTGTGACAATGTTTGCAGACTATATTATCCCAGCAGTACTTCAACAGCTCGGAGTTTTAAAATTTAGCAGTGCATTATCACATGCTATAATGTCTAATGTTGAGATCCATTCTGGAAGCGAGGAGGAGGTAGAGCTGCGGGCATGTTCAGTACATGCTGTGGAGGAAATAAGGGAGTCGATCCACAGAAAATCAGGAAAGCAT GTCTTGAGTGTCGAGTTGGATCTCTGGTTATGGGCATTTGGGATCCAGTGTTCTTCTCTTCAACATCATCGAACACTCTCTATATATTATTGA
- the LOC140974354 gene encoding uncharacterized protein isoform X2 — protein sequence MGVVIESEIWEPNKTAYIFLFISSFFSIFLYPARSAANVFDHAPTVSFLRFQRDFLLLYSLSSVMEGLWDVFGEYELTYYGLNKEQMLVLLCVGCAVSLFIGSFLGVLSDLVGHKKLCLLFYMLHLFVNILKMVNSAPAIWLASICLSLASSIFSFSFETWIVIEHDKLGQRQDSLNHMFWLMTFFESACFIGSQVLGNYLIDGDVNKNIRSTWNVAVVLVVAAIIYVNQGWKEAPKRTLFKDYSIVFHRRVLCDKRIWLLSLAQASVHFSVTVFWILWAPTVVADGREVSLGLIYPCMLGSKMLGSTGFPWLLPGSLAVRTEEYLVYVFIIMGTALSIVAFDYQEIGLLVVLFCIFHACMGLVLPSLARLRTMYVPNEVRGGMMTLSLAPANAAVLVFLMLRGYCQYIGNSILTAFAAFGLFTAAGCMHVLKKWGKQLHQSRHNL from the exons ATGGGAGTTGTAATCGAGTCCGAAATCTGGGAGCCAAACAAAACAgcatacatatttttattcatttccagTTTCTTCTCAATATTCCTTTATCCAGCGCGAAGTGCGGCAAATGTCTTCGATCACGCGCCTACCGTTTCCTTTCTTCGTTTTCAGCGAGACTTTCTTCTGCTCTACTCACTTTCCTCTg TGATGGAGGGCTTGTGGGATGTGTTTGGAGAGTACGAATTGACCTATTATGGATTGAATAAAGAGCAAATGCTGGTTTTATTATGCGTCGGATGTGCGGTCTCTCTGTTTATCGGGAGTTTTCTTGGAGTTCTTTCTGATTTAGT GGGTCATAAGAAACTATGCTTATTGTTTTACATGCTGCACCTTTTTGTGAACATATTGAAGATGGTCAATAGCGCTCCAGCTATTTGGTTGGCAAGCATTTGTCTTTCACTGGCCTCTTcaatattttccttttcttttgagACATGGATAGTAATCGAGCATGACAAG CTCGGCCAGAGGCAAGATTCGTTGAATCATATGTTTTGGTTGATGACATTCTTTGAATCTGCATGTTTCATCGGCAGTCAAGTGCTTGGCAATTATCTGATTGATGGTGATGTCAATAAAAACATTAGATCTACATGGAATGTGGCTGTGGTCCTGGTTGTTGCTGCAATTATCTATGTTAACCAAGGCTGGAAAGAAGCTCCTAAAAGAACACTGTTCAAGGATTATAGTATTGTGTTTCATAGGCGTGTTCTCTGTG ACAAGAGAATATGGCTATTATCATTGGCGCAAGCTTCTGTTCACTTCTCTGTTACAGTTTTTTGGATTCTTTGGGCTCCAACTGTAGTG GCTGATGGGAGAGAAGTATCATTGGGATTGATATATCCTTGTATGTTGGGTTCTAAGATGCTCGGTAGCACTGGATTCCCATGGTTGTTACCGGGATCATTAGCAGTTCGTACTGAGGAATATCTagtatatgtttttattataaTGGGCACCGCTTTGTCTATTGTTGCCTTTGATTATCAG GAAATTGGTCTTCTTGTGGTACTATTTTGCATATTTCATGCTTGCATGGGCCTGGTTCTGCCGTCTCTTGCAAGATTGAGAACTAT GTATGTGCCGAATGAAGTTCGTGGAGGAATGATGACCCTATCACTCGCACCCGCAAATGCTGCAGTCTTGGTTTTCCTGATGCTG AGAGGTTACTGCCAATATATTGGGAATTCGATTCTCACCGCATTTGCGGCTTTTGGGCTGTTCACCGCTGCTGGTTGCATGCATGTGCTTAAAAAATGGGGAAAGCAGCTTCACCAGAGTAGGCATAACTTGTGA
- the LOC140974352 gene encoding peroxidase 51-like codes for MDSYKHQTTLLLPLSLIIILFSSSASAQLRQNFYANICPDVENIVRQAVKTKFSQTFVTVPATIRLLFHDCLVSGCDASVIVASTPGNTAEKDHPDNLSLAGDGFDTVIKAKAAVDAVARCKNKVSCADILVMAARDVIALAGGPSYAVELGRLDGMTSTAASVQGNLPQPTFNLDQLNAMFARSGLNQIDMIALSACHTVGFSHCSRFANRIYNFSASNPVDPTLNRQYATQLQQMCPKNVDPQIAIDMDPTTPRKFDNAYFKNLQNGMGLFTSDQTLFTDSRSRPTVNTWASNSQLFDASFVQAMTKLGRVGVKTGRNGNIRFDCGRFN; via the exons ATGGATTCGTATAAGCATCAAACTACTTTATTGTTACCACTTTCTTTGATCATTATTCTGTTCTCGAGCTCGGCTTCAGCACAACTCAGACAAAATTTCTATGCAAACATTTGCCCAGATGTTGAAAACATAGTTCGACAGGCCGTCAAGACGAAATTCAGTCAAACTTTCGTTACAGTCCCGGCGACCATCCGTCTCCTCTTCCACGACTGTTTGGTCTCG GGTTGCGATGCATCGGTTATAGTGGCATCAACTCCAGGGAATACGGCTGAAAAAGATCATCCGGATAATTTATCATTGGCTGGGGATGGATTTGACACTGTGATTAAAGCCAAAGCAGCAGTTGATGCTGTTGCCAGATGCAAGAACAAGGTTTCTTGTGCAGATATTCTTGTGATGGCTGCGAGGGACGTCATTGCGTTG GCGGGTGGACCCTCATATGCTGTGGAATTAGGGAGATTAGATGGGATGACTTCAACGGCTGCAAGTGTGCAGGGAAATCTGCCTCAGCCGACCTTCAACTTGGATCAGCTTAATGCCATGTTTGCTAGAAGCGGATTAAATCAGATAGATATGATTGCTCTCTCCG CATGCCACACCGTTGGATTCTCCCACTGCAGCAGATTCGCGAACCGGATCTACAACTTCAGCGCATCCAACCCGGTGGACCCAACCCTGAACAGGCAATACGCGACCCAATTACAACAAATGTGCCCCAAAAATGTGGACCCTCAGATTGCCATCGACATGGACCCTACAACACCCAGGAAATTTGACAATGCATACTTCAAGAACCTTCAGAATGGAATGGGCCTCTTCACCTCGGATCAAACCCTCTTTACGGACTCGAGGTCAAGGCCCACTGTCAATACTTGGGCCTCCAATTCGCAGCTCTTTGATGCTTCTTTTGTTCAAGCTATGACTAAGTTGGGTCGGGTCGGGGTCAAGACCGGAAGAAATGGAAATATCCGGTTTGATTGTGGAAGGTTTAATTAG
- the LOC140972647 gene encoding LOB domain-containing protein 37-like produces MSTLRKLRSLFQSLLFEAAGRTVNPVNGAVGLLLTGNWHVCQAAVETVLRGGALKPIQQFFGDASNPDASFACPNTSKIQDPGMISRSKVHKRRRFPDDLAKIMQLSDLDLSLSAGFQGKKANSSPEKRRLGSPSMNSEESMTTTCGDQTANEAKLLNLFT; encoded by the exons ATGTCGACATTGAGAAAATTGCGAT CTCTTTTTCAGTCGCTCCTGTTCGAAGCAGCCGGACGAACAGTGAACCCCGTCAACGGCGCGGTGGGGCTTCTGTTGACCGGGAACTGGCATGTCTGCCAGGCCGCGGTTGAGACCGTCCTCCGGGGTGGCGCGTTGAAGCCAATCCAGCAGTTTTTCGGCGATGCATCAAACCCCGACGCTTCCTTCGCGTGCCCAAACACTTCCAAGATTCAAGACCCTGGCATGATTTCGAGGTCCAAGGTGCATAAACGCCGCCGTTTCCCCGACGATCTGGCCAAGATCATGCAGCTATCCGATCTGGACCTCAGTCTATCGGCTGGTTTCCAGGGAAAGAAAGCAAACTCTTCACCCGAAAAGCGGCGCCTTGGAAGCCCATCGATGAACTCTGAAGAATCTATGACGACAACTTGTGGAGATCAAACAGCGAATGAAGCTAAACTTCTGAACCTCTTCACTTAG
- the LOC140974354 gene encoding uncharacterized protein isoform X1 — protein MGVVIESEIWEPNKTAYIFLFISSFFSIFLYPARSAANVFDHAPTVSFLRFQRDFLLLYSLSSVMEGLWDVFGEYELTYYGLNKEQMLVLLCVGCAVSLFIGSFLGVLSDLVGHKKLCLLFYMLHLFVNILKMVNSAPAIWLASICLSLASSIFSFSFETWIVIEHDKLGQRQDSLNHMFWLMTFFESACFIGSQVLGNYLIDGDVNKNIRSTWNVAVVLVVAAIIYVNQGWKEAPKRTLFKDYSIVFHRRVLCDFHLLDKRIWLLSLAQASVHFSVTVFWILWAPTVVADGREVSLGLIYPCMLGSKMLGSTGFPWLLPGSLAVRTEEYLVYVFIIMGTALSIVAFDYQEIGLLVVLFCIFHACMGLVLPSLARLRTMYVPNEVRGGMMTLSLAPANAAVLVFLMLRGYCQYIGNSILTAFAAFGLFTAAGCMHVLKKWGKQLHQSRHNL, from the exons ATGGGAGTTGTAATCGAGTCCGAAATCTGGGAGCCAAACAAAACAgcatacatatttttattcatttccagTTTCTTCTCAATATTCCTTTATCCAGCGCGAAGTGCGGCAAATGTCTTCGATCACGCGCCTACCGTTTCCTTTCTTCGTTTTCAGCGAGACTTTCTTCTGCTCTACTCACTTTCCTCTg TGATGGAGGGCTTGTGGGATGTGTTTGGAGAGTACGAATTGACCTATTATGGATTGAATAAAGAGCAAATGCTGGTTTTATTATGCGTCGGATGTGCGGTCTCTCTGTTTATCGGGAGTTTTCTTGGAGTTCTTTCTGATTTAGT GGGTCATAAGAAACTATGCTTATTGTTTTACATGCTGCACCTTTTTGTGAACATATTGAAGATGGTCAATAGCGCTCCAGCTATTTGGTTGGCAAGCATTTGTCTTTCACTGGCCTCTTcaatattttccttttcttttgagACATGGATAGTAATCGAGCATGACAAG CTCGGCCAGAGGCAAGATTCGTTGAATCATATGTTTTGGTTGATGACATTCTTTGAATCTGCATGTTTCATCGGCAGTCAAGTGCTTGGCAATTATCTGATTGATGGTGATGTCAATAAAAACATTAGATCTACATGGAATGTGGCTGTGGTCCTGGTTGTTGCTGCAATTATCTATGTTAACCAAGGCTGGAAAGAAGCTCCTAAAAGAACACTGTTCAAGGATTATAGTATTGTGTTTCATAGGCGTGTTCTCTGTG ATTTTCATTTGCTAGACAAGAGAATATGGCTATTATCATTGGCGCAAGCTTCTGTTCACTTCTCTGTTACAGTTTTTTGGATTCTTTGGGCTCCAACTGTAGTG GCTGATGGGAGAGAAGTATCATTGGGATTGATATATCCTTGTATGTTGGGTTCTAAGATGCTCGGTAGCACTGGATTCCCATGGTTGTTACCGGGATCATTAGCAGTTCGTACTGAGGAATATCTagtatatgtttttattataaTGGGCACCGCTTTGTCTATTGTTGCCTTTGATTATCAG GAAATTGGTCTTCTTGTGGTACTATTTTGCATATTTCATGCTTGCATGGGCCTGGTTCTGCCGTCTCTTGCAAGATTGAGAACTAT GTATGTGCCGAATGAAGTTCGTGGAGGAATGATGACCCTATCACTCGCACCCGCAAATGCTGCAGTCTTGGTTTTCCTGATGCTG AGAGGTTACTGCCAATATATTGGGAATTCGATTCTCACCGCATTTGCGGCTTTTGGGCTGTTCACCGCTGCTGGTTGCATGCATGTGCTTAAAAAATGGGGAAAGCAGCTTCACCAGAGTAGGCATAACTTGTGA